Proteins co-encoded in one Gossypium arboreum isolate Shixiya-1 chromosome 11, ASM2569848v2, whole genome shotgun sequence genomic window:
- the LOC108471738 gene encoding LEAF RUST 10 DISEASE-RESISTANCE LOCUS RECEPTOR-LIKE PROTEIN KINASE-like 2.1 — protein sequence MYINSSRFRLGEGQRAGLPFWCKGTRGAEPQALDVPARYPTSELNSFWLKNLFQVALEQLGDSLEEIRGSAFGGNMLWGGGPAYGLQCSIQLRKYFGYDYPFQGLDRPESCGYPGFKLICSEKELEITISSATYRVLAINKASQTFHVSRTDYSENRCPTHLINSTFESETRTFRQNGDSQDLRLYYGCQPLTAPQNLTSVLGISNRFDCTIKNTTIVGYYLTREFAGTVIGNFLRSCSNSVIIPVSNSQVPSLEEGRDPDDLEEAAKIGFQLGWSADDTRCNNCVNKGGQCGRNLVSGEFECYCSDDDFCSPGTIFVLCCTCSNISCSGI from the exons ATGTATATCAACAGTTCAAGGTTCAG ATTAGGGGAAGGTCAACGGGCGGGGCTTCCGTTTTGGTGCAAGGGGACAAGAGGAGCCGAGCCTCAGGCGTTGGACGTGCCGGCAAG GTATCCTACATCTGAACTGAATTCTTTTTGGTTAAAGAATCTCTTTCAAGTTGCTCTGGAACAATTAGGGGATTCTCTAGAAGAAATACGGGGTTCTGCTTTTGGCGGCAACATGCTATGGGGTGGTGGTCCTGCTTATGGG CTGCAGTGTTCGATCCAGTTGCGGAAATATTTCGGATACGATTACCCATTCCAGGGATTGGATCGGCCGGAAAGTTGTGGATACCCTGGATTCAAGCTCATCTGCAGTGAAAAAGAGCTAGAAATCACAATCAGCTCTGCCACATACCGAGTTCTTGCAATCAACAAGGCATCACAAACCTTTCATGTCTCTAGAACCGATTACAGTGAGAATCGTTGTCCCACTCATCTCATCAACTCCACTTTTGAAAGTGAAACCAGAACTTTTCGACAAAACGGGGATAGTCAGGATTTAAGGCTGTATTATGGTTGTCAGCCTCTCACAGCTCCACAAAATCTCACATCAGTTCTCGGGATTTCCAATCGATTCGACTGCACAATAAAAAATACAACTATCGTAGGTTATTATCTGACAAGGGAATTCGCGGGAACTGTCATCGGCAATTTCCTGAGATCTTGCAGTAACAGTGTGATTATTCCAGTTTCGAATTCTCAAGTTCCGTCACTGGAGGAAGGCCGGGATCCAGATGATTTGGAAGAAGCGGCTAAAATTGGGTTTCAGCTGGGGTGGTCTGCCGATGATACCCGTTGTAATAATTGTGTAAACAAAGGTGGGCAGTGCGGGCGTAACCTCGTCTCAGGTGAATTTGAATGTTACTGCTCAGATGACGACTTTTGTTCCCCAGGTACAATCTTTGTTCTTTGCTGTACCTGTTCAAATATCTCTTGTAGTGGGATTTAA
- the LOC108471737 gene encoding PR5-like receptor kinase yields MRFRASRKSLPNQGNNKDNGRIEAFIKKFGSLAPRRYSFAEIKKMTNKFNDKLSQGGYGNVRRGKLSKDCFVAVKVLSELKGNGEDFMNEVASISRTSHVNIVSLLDFCFERSKRALIYEFMPHGYLDKLIYSQGSNNQCRQLEWKTLYDIALGIARGLEYLHQDCNTRILHFNIKPHNILLDKNFCPKISDFGLSKLCERKESIISMACARGKIGYIAPEVFCRNFGEVSYKSDVYSYGMMVLEMVGGRKNIDVGVSQTSEMYFPSWIYEHFDQSMNLNLKGVIAEEEEEITRKLIIVSLWCIQCDPCDRPSITKVLEMLQGNLQSLIIPPRPFVSSQVRSPKTLSHDKIWTISDNEIVFSLSFIV; encoded by the exons ATGAGGTTTAGAGCATCAAG AAAATCGTTACCAAATCAAGGAAACAACAAAGACAATGGTAGGATTGAGGCATTCATCAAAAAGTTTGGTTCCCTTGCACCAAGGCGATATTCTTTtgcagaaataaaaaaaatgacaaATAAGTTTAATGATAAATTAAGTCAAGGAGGATATGGCAATGTACGCAGAGGGAAATTGTCTAAAGATTGTTTTGTGGCAGTCAAAGTCTTAAGTGAATTAAAAGGAAATGGGGAGGATTTCATGAATGAAGTGGCTAGCATTAGTAGAACTTCTCATGTTAATATCGTGAGTCTACTTGATTTTTGTTTCGAGAGATCGAAGAGAGCTTTGATTTATGAATTCATGCCTCATGGATATTTGGACAAGTTAATTTATAGTCAAGGATCAAATAATCAATGCCGTCAATTGGAGTGGAAAACTTTGTACGACATTGCACTCGGCATTGCTAGAGGACTCgaatacttgcatcaagattgcaACACAAGGATCTTGCACTTCAACATAAAACCTCACAATATCCTTTTAGACAAGAACTTTTGTCCCAAAATATCTGATTTCGGTCTATCTAAATTATGTGAAAGAAAGGAGAGTATCATTTCCATGGCTTGTGCAAGGGGAAAAATTGGATATATTGCTCCAGAAGTGTTTTGTCGAAACTTTGGAGAAGTTTCTTATAAATCTGATGTTTATAGCTATGGAATGATGGTCCTTGAAATGGTGGGAGGAAGAAAAAATATTGATGTTGGAGTATCTCAAACCAGTGAAATGTATTTTCCGTCATGGATTTACGAGCATTTTGATCAATCTATGAACTTGAATCTCAAAGGAGTAATAGctgaagaggaagaagaaataaCAAGGAAGTTGATTATAGTGAGCCTTTGGTGCATTCAATGTGACCCATGTGATCGACCTTCAATAACTAAAGTTCTAGAAATGTTGCAAGGAAATCTTCAATCATTAATAATTCCACCTAGACCTTTTGTATCTTCTCAGGTAAGATCTCCTAAAACTTTATCGCATGATAAAATTTGGACAATTTCAGATAATGAAATagttttctctctctcttttatCGTATGA